A single genomic interval of Fretibacterium sp. OH1220_COT-178 harbors:
- a CDS encoding TRAP transporter substrate-binding protein — protein sequence MNRTKSRLLLALVASLFFVGCSNASPAKYVMKFAHDHMVSSPYQKSAEWIKKEIETKSNGRIVVEIYPAQQLGNNREMIEAMQMGAIEAVLVPTTKFSGFDPKMNIFDMPYLFPNEEALWAMLEGKVGELAKAGLPSIGIYGVQYFAEGWHFLTADKEMRHPKDMKGLKMRSMEAPIVMDTFSAWGANPVPIDFSEVYNSLQQKVVDGHENPIISIHDMKFFEVQKYMIQLQHAYLSYFLSYSKIWFDSLPEDLQKIVWQAGLDGAQYHKGQMEEANKKYLKNIIDFGTKVIYLDEEEKKPWIDAVQPLYDKYRSMFGDELLDLALETATKYRH from the coding sequence ATGAACCGTACGAAATCGCGTCTGCTTCTCGCGCTCGTAGCAAGTTTGTTTTTTGTCGGCTGTAGCAATGCCTCTCCTGCAAAATATGTGATGAAATTTGCCCACGATCACATGGTAAGCTCCCCCTACCAGAAATCAGCCGAGTGGATCAAAAAAGAAATCGAAACGAAATCCAATGGTCGTATTGTAGTCGAGATCTATCCGGCCCAGCAATTAGGTAACAACCGCGAGATGATAGAAGCCATGCAAATGGGCGCTATCGAAGCTGTTTTGGTGCCCACTACAAAATTTAGTGGATTTGATCCGAAAATGAACATATTTGACATGCCCTACCTTTTTCCAAACGAAGAAGCCCTTTGGGCTATGCTGGAAGGCAAGGTAGGAGAATTGGCCAAAGCCGGGCTCCCAAGCATAGGGATCTACGGAGTGCAGTATTTTGCTGAAGGTTGGCATTTTCTCACTGCAGATAAGGAAATGCGCCATCCAAAGGACATGAAAGGCTTAAAAATGCGCTCTATGGAAGCTCCCATTGTAATGGATACGTTTTCCGCCTGGGGAGCTAATCCTGTCCCTATCGATTTTTCTGAAGTTTACAATTCCCTGCAACAAAAGGTTGTGGATGGCCATGAAAATCCCATCATTTCCATTCACGATATGAAATTTTTTGAAGTACAGAAATATATGATTCAGCTCCAACACGCTTATCTCTCGTATTTCCTCAGTTACAGCAAGATCTGGTTTGACAGCTTGCCTGAGGACCTGCAAAAGATTGTTTGGCAAGCAGGTCTGGATGGTGCCCAATACCATAAAGGGCAGATGGAAGAAGCAAATAAAAAATATTTAAAAAATATCATAGATTTTGGAACCAAAGTTATCTATTTGGACGAAGAAGAAAAAAAGCCTTGGATTGATGCCGTTCAACCTTTGTATGATAAATATCGAAGTATGTTTGGTGACGAGTTGTTAGATTTAGCTCTTGAAACAGCAACAAAATATCGTCATTAA
- the ftcD gene encoding glutamate formimidoyltransferase: MASKQYVHSAPNVSAGRDRAVVDAIVESVRGIPGVRLIDCYPDADFDRTPVELIGEPEPLAKALVALAGRAYELIDMRKQKGKHPRIGAQDTIPLFPLRNIGLDEVKDLAFRIGQELWEKYGVPIYFAGVNARSEERREISFIRQGQYEGLKKLLEENQDNPALLEARAPDLGKGLLSEKSGATIVSAGERNLVAVNVILNTTDLEIAKKIAKMVRGPSGGFSTIRAVAFTPDGYEEAAVSMNMFDTDSTPLYRVVELIRSEAAYFGVSVKGVQMSGVFPTKVLLRCADHYLHLLDFQEHQLLEHNMLMLEEEM, encoded by the coding sequence ATGGCCAGCAAGCAATATGTGCATTCCGCTCCCAACGTCAGTGCCGGACGCGACCGTGCGGTCGTGGACGCCATCGTCGAATCGGTTCGGGGCATTCCCGGTGTCCGTCTCATCGACTGCTACCCGGACGCGGATTTCGACCGTACTCCCGTCGAGCTCATCGGCGAACCCGAACCGTTGGCAAAGGCTTTGGTGGCACTGGCCGGCAGGGCCTACGAGCTTATCGATATGCGAAAACAGAAGGGCAAGCACCCCCGTATCGGCGCTCAGGACACCATCCCGCTTTTCCCACTGCGCAACATTGGCCTGGACGAAGTCAAGGACCTGGCCTTCCGCATCGGGCAGGAGCTGTGGGAAAAGTACGGCGTACCGATCTACTTCGCCGGCGTCAACGCGCGGTCCGAGGAGCGGCGTGAGATCTCCTTCATCCGCCAGGGCCAGTACGAGGGGCTGAAAAAGCTCCTGGAGGAGAATCAGGACAACCCCGCGCTCCTCGAGGCACGAGCGCCCGACCTAGGCAAGGGGCTACTCTCCGAGAAGAGCGGCGCCACGATCGTGAGCGCCGGGGAGCGGAACCTGGTGGCCGTCAACGTGATTCTGAACACGACCGACTTGGAGATCGCCAAGAAGATTGCCAAGATGGTCCGCGGCCCCTCGGGCGGGTTCAGCACCATCCGGGCGGTGGCCTTCACCCCGGATGGATACGAGGAGGCGGCGGTCTCCATGAACATGTTCGACACGGACAGCACGCCGCTCTACCGTGTGGTGGAGCTGATCCGTTCCGAAGCAGCCTATTTTGGTGTCTCCGTGAAGGGTGTCCAGATGAGCGGGGTCTTCCCCACCAAGGTCCTGCTCCGGTGTGCCGATCACTATCTGCATCTGCTGGACTTTCAGGAGCATCAGCTGTTGGAGCATAACATGCTGATGCTGGAAGAGGAAATGTAG
- a CDS encoding M20 family metallopeptidase, producing MFEPEQCAREILGQLIRIRTPQPAGDEKDAVLFLKELLGGLTSDITIIDHGANRASMMLTLPGRDRSRAVAVAGHLDTVNVDSEESWTHAPFSAFCDGDCLYGRGAADMKGGVTSIVLVALELLQKGFEPSMDVHFCFTADEEYGGMGAQALCNSGKLDRVMEMVIVKPTNGRIGLAGKGALGLSVKARGLSAHASRPDQGVNAVEQISALARSISIMLRKRGRYPLLGLSTCVITGLHGSISSNVVPDRAEATFDIRTSPGIAHVGLMEQIHELARVQMQKNPPLVLEIVPYLDRQALGMDEDAPLVRRFAHIFKDLGLPWEMTGISYFTDASVFVPKLGVPFVVIGPGEERFFHQADEYVSIRSVLESARILRKYIETIPG from the coding sequence TTGTTTGAGCCCGAGCAATGCGCCAGAGAGATTCTGGGGCAGCTGATCCGTATCCGTACCCCTCAGCCTGCAGGAGATGAGAAGGATGCCGTCCTCTTTCTGAAAGAGCTGTTGGGCGGTCTCACCTCCGATATCACAATCATCGATCATGGGGCCAACAGAGCCTCCATGATGCTCACCTTGCCGGGGCGGGACCGCAGTCGGGCCGTCGCCGTGGCTGGGCACCTGGATACCGTCAATGTGGACTCCGAGGAGTCGTGGACCCATGCCCCCTTCTCCGCCTTTTGCGATGGAGACTGCCTCTATGGGCGCGGTGCTGCGGATATGAAGGGTGGGGTGACCAGCATCGTTCTGGTGGCGCTTGAGCTCCTGCAAAAGGGGTTTGAGCCGTCGATGGACGTCCATTTTTGTTTTACCGCCGATGAGGAGTATGGAGGGATGGGGGCTCAGGCCTTGTGCAACAGCGGTAAGCTTGACCGAGTGATGGAGATGGTCATCGTCAAACCCACTAACGGTCGAATAGGGTTGGCTGGTAAGGGGGCCTTGGGCCTTTCGGTGAAAGCCAGGGGACTGAGCGCTCATGCCTCCCGGCCGGATCAGGGCGTCAATGCTGTAGAGCAGATATCGGCTTTGGCCCGTTCCATATCCATCATGCTCCGCAAAAGAGGACGATACCCGCTTCTCGGGTTGTCTACCTGCGTCATAACGGGGCTGCATGGTTCCATCAGTTCCAATGTCGTCCCCGACAGGGCGGAGGCGACCTTCGATATAAGAACCTCTCCGGGAATCGCGCACGTGGGGCTCATGGAACAAATTCACGAGCTCGCCCGAGTCCAGATGCAGAAGAACCCACCTCTTGTTTTGGAGATCGTTCCTTATTTGGATCGCCAGGCTTTGGGAATGGATGAGGACGCACCCCTGGTGCGCCGTTTTGCACACATTTTCAAGGATCTGGGTCTCCCGTGGGAAATGACCGGAATTTCCTACTTCACGGATGCCTCCGTGTTTGTCCCCAAATTAGGGGTCCCCTTTGTGGTTATCGGGCCCGGAGAGGAACGTTTCTTCCATCAGGCCGATGAGTACGTCTCCATCAGGTCGGTGCTCGAGTCGGCGAGGATTCTCAGAAAGTACATCGAGACGATTCCCGGGTAA
- a CDS encoding PucR family transcriptional regulator, whose product MRRSLSDFVPLLLGDEGLPEILEEIRNELSVGVAWRELDTGKVICCGDPAFEERMLSFPLREIVRIYTSYEVDVSGNVIGRLVLDCPNGLSGAPQGRLGDCLSVLRLFYGQRLAESRLKTRYRNELVQDLIYGRIFHEEEIRNRARAFHWRLDGGIVCLIVSSNVDKASGSVSDEALLGSFNLIQSRVLAFFPKSIYARLPDSLIVLLSLPLPEVRGREACLRDFRNALREVLEDALYDAGDRYGTKFFASAGRWHAKLIEAHQSYQEAYQAQMILRSGLSPQDFVFWEQLGGSRMIAILADMEPAREFCRETLGPLLRESRDGEELIHTLLCVEECGGDLGRAAKILSLHYNTLRYRLKRIHEILDLSAHDGERRFNLSLALRIHRVLSKNQKT is encoded by the coding sequence ATGAGACGCTCACTTTCCGACTTTGTCCCACTTCTGCTGGGTGATGAAGGGCTTCCTGAAATCCTTGAGGAGATTCGAAACGAACTCTCCGTCGGTGTCGCTTGGCGAGAGTTGGATACGGGAAAAGTCATTTGCTGCGGGGACCCTGCCTTCGAGGAACGAATGCTCTCTTTTCCCCTCCGAGAGATCGTTCGAATCTACACATCGTACGAAGTCGATGTCTCTGGAAATGTCATCGGTCGCCTGGTACTGGATTGTCCGAATGGCCTTTCGGGAGCCCCTCAGGGCCGTTTGGGGGACTGCCTGTCGGTCCTGCGGCTTTTCTACGGACAGCGGCTGGCAGAGAGTCGCTTGAAGACCCGCTATCGTAATGAGCTTGTGCAGGACCTCATCTATGGTCGGATTTTCCACGAGGAGGAAATTCGAAACCGTGCCCGGGCCTTCCATTGGAGACTGGACGGGGGCATCGTATGCCTCATCGTTTCGTCCAACGTGGACAAGGCTAGCGGATCAGTGTCGGATGAAGCCTTGTTGGGCAGCTTTAATCTGATCCAGTCCCGGGTTCTGGCTTTCTTCCCCAAGTCCATTTATGCTCGTCTTCCGGATTCCCTCATCGTTTTGCTGTCCCTTCCCCTTCCGGAAGTGCGGGGACGGGAGGCATGTCTCCGGGACTTCAGAAACGCTTTGAGGGAGGTCCTGGAAGACGCCCTCTACGATGCCGGAGACCGCTACGGGACAAAATTTTTTGCCTCGGCCGGGAGATGGCATGCAAAGCTCATTGAGGCCCATCAAAGTTATCAGGAGGCCTACCAGGCTCAGATGATTCTCCGAAGTGGACTTTCCCCGCAAGACTTTGTCTTTTGGGAACAACTTGGAGGATCTCGCATGATTGCCATATTGGCGGACATGGAGCCGGCCCGGGAATTTTGCCGGGAGACCCTTGGGCCTTTGCTGAGGGAATCCAGGGATGGAGAGGAACTTATCCACACGTTACTCTGTGTAGAGGAGTGCGGTGGAGATCTGGGGCGGGCCGCAAAAATCCTTTCTTTGCACTACAATACCCTGCGTTATCGTCTGAAGCGGATTCATGAAATTCTGGATCTCTCCGCGCACGATGGAGAACGTCGCTTTAACCTTTCCCTTGCGTTGCGCATTCATAGGGTCCTGAGCAAAAATCAGAAAACGTGA
- a CDS encoding AroM family protein has protein sequence MERIVGTVTIGQSPRTDVVPEISAILGDVVLKESGALDGLSREEIADLAPKGDDYVLVTRLADGASVQVAERHITPRVVERIKEHFGAGVSLVLLLCTGEFAELEESGLLIRPQRLLFHTVSAVAEGRRLGILIPSPEQVPQAERRWSALGGAVRAVPASPYAGADEAVGRAAMELKRWGAELLILDCIGYTESMKALARRIAGVPAISGRGIAAHAVRELIG, from the coding sequence ATGGAACGCATTGTCGGCACGGTGACGATCGGCCAGTCCCCGCGAACGGACGTGGTCCCGGAGATCTCCGCCATCCTGGGCGATGTCGTCCTGAAGGAGTCCGGGGCTCTGGACGGGCTTTCTCGGGAGGAGATTGCGGACTTGGCTCCAAAGGGGGACGACTATGTCCTCGTGACCCGTTTGGCGGATGGGGCGTCCGTACAGGTCGCCGAACGCCATATCACCCCTAGGGTCGTCGAGCGGATCAAGGAGCACTTCGGCGCCGGGGTCTCCCTGGTGCTGCTGCTCTGCACCGGCGAATTTGCGGAGCTCGAGGAGAGCGGACTGCTGATTCGGCCGCAGAGGCTCCTCTTCCACACGGTGAGCGCGGTTGCGGAGGGAAGACGGCTGGGGATCCTCATCCCATCCCCGGAGCAGGTTCCTCAGGCCGAGCGGCGATGGAGTGCGCTCGGGGGGGCGGTCCGGGCCGTACCGGCCTCCCCCTACGCCGGCGCCGACGAGGCCGTGGGGCGAGCCGCCATGGAGCTCAAACGATGGGGCGCGGAGCTTCTGATCCTCGACTGCATCGGGTACACCGAGTCCATGAAGGCGCTGGCGCGCAGAATAGCAGGGGTTCCGGCCATTTCGGGGCGGGGGATCGCCGCTCATGCCGTTCGGGAACTGATCGGCTGA
- a CDS encoding DUF1177 domain-containing protein, translated as MSIKYVMESYELLDSPSVCGKDVRRALMEVGIGAEAIEVKTVEGPNGHTDFVKVWFEGKKGKRGGGAAPTLGIVGRLGGIGARPERIGLVSDADGAVAAVAVALKLGAMAKLGDLLEGDVFVSTHICPDAPTRPHDPVPFMDSPINMQIANAEEMNPDLDAVLSIDTTRGNRVINHRGFAISPTVKEGYILRTAEDLLDVMSYVTGKAPVVFPITTQDITPYGNGLYHLNSILQPCTATGAPVVGVALTAETAVPGCATGASQVSDIEAVVRFAIEVGKAFGEGKLRFYDPLEFERLLKLYGPMKHLQTLGRN; from the coding sequence ATGTCCATAAAATATGTGATGGAGTCCTATGAATTGCTGGACAGCCCCTCGGTGTGCGGGAAGGACGTCCGAAGGGCGTTGATGGAGGTCGGGATTGGGGCCGAGGCGATCGAGGTCAAGACCGTCGAGGGGCCCAATGGGCACACGGATTTTGTCAAGGTGTGGTTTGAGGGGAAAAAGGGAAAACGCGGCGGCGGTGCGGCTCCCACTCTGGGGATTGTCGGCCGTCTGGGCGGCATAGGGGCACGTCCGGAAAGGATCGGGCTTGTCTCTGACGCGGACGGAGCCGTGGCCGCTGTTGCGGTCGCCCTGAAGCTTGGCGCGATGGCAAAACTGGGGGATCTGTTGGAGGGAGACGTCTTCGTCTCCACGCATATATGCCCCGACGCCCCGACGCGGCCGCACGACCCCGTCCCCTTCATGGATTCTCCGATCAACATGCAGATCGCGAACGCGGAGGAGATGAACCCGGACCTCGACGCGGTGCTCTCGATCGACACGACGCGCGGCAACAGGGTGATCAACCACCGGGGTTTCGCCATCTCTCCTACGGTAAAGGAGGGCTACATTCTGCGGACCGCCGAGGATCTGCTCGACGTCATGAGCTACGTGACGGGCAAGGCACCGGTGGTCTTTCCGATCACCACCCAGGACATCACGCCCTACGGAAACGGTCTCTATCATCTGAACAGCATCCTGCAGCCCTGTACGGCGACCGGAGCGCCGGTCGTGGGGGTGGCTCTGACCGCGGAGACAGCCGTACCGGGGTGTGCGACGGGGGCCTCCCAGGTGTCGGATATCGAGGCGGTCGTGCGGTTTGCCATCGAGGTGGGCAAGGCCTTCGGGGAGGGAAAACTGCGTTTTTACGATCCCCTGGAATTTGAACGGCTCCTCAAACTGTACGGGCCGATGAAGCACCTGCAGACGCTGGGAAGGAACTGA
- a CDS encoding DUF917 domain-containing protein, whose product MKPVTTLTREVAEAALLGGAVLGGGGGGSLSKGRLNAERALSLGEVRLLDADEVDPDTILVTGSAVGAPAAKEAQALPQDYVRAVELLMENGCPRPGGFIPNECGGSSITNGWLSAALMGLPVVDALCNGRAHPTGIMGSMGLHRDPDYLSRQAAVGGNPERGLYLETFVAGRLETAASMVRIAAEKAGGLVAVARNPVKASYARQFGAPGALRQAIALGGRMMDARADGGEAVARSVVGFLDGSVVLRSEVTEVTLETRGGFDVGRVLLGTCEATFWNEYMTLEVCGRRIGTFPDLIATLREDDGLPVATAELQKGDRVFVIHVPADRLILGEGMRCEELLRAVEPIVGKTIV is encoded by the coding sequence ATGAAGCCGGTGACGACGCTCACCAGGGAGGTGGCCGAGGCCGCATTGCTCGGCGGCGCCGTTTTGGGCGGCGGGGGAGGAGGGAGCCTGTCGAAGGGACGATTGAACGCGGAACGTGCCCTGTCTCTGGGGGAGGTCCGGCTATTGGATGCGGACGAAGTAGACCCCGATACGATTCTTGTGACGGGCTCGGCGGTCGGCGCCCCTGCGGCCAAGGAGGCGCAGGCCCTCCCACAGGACTACGTTCGGGCCGTGGAGCTGCTTATGGAGAACGGCTGTCCGCGTCCCGGAGGGTTCATCCCGAACGAGTGCGGGGGAAGCTCCATCACGAACGGCTGGCTGTCCGCCGCTCTGATGGGACTGCCCGTGGTCGACGCCCTGTGCAACGGCAGGGCTCATCCGACGGGGATCATGGGCTCCATGGGGCTGCACCGAGACCCCGATTACCTGTCCCGCCAGGCCGCCGTGGGAGGAAATCCGGAGCGGGGGCTGTATCTTGAGACCTTCGTTGCGGGAAGACTCGAGACGGCGGCCTCCATGGTGCGGATTGCGGCCGAGAAGGCCGGAGGGCTCGTAGCCGTCGCCCGGAATCCCGTCAAGGCCTCCTACGCAAGACAGTTCGGTGCCCCCGGTGCTCTGAGGCAGGCCATTGCGCTCGGGGGGCGCATGATGGACGCTCGGGCGGATGGGGGAGAGGCTGTGGCGCGTTCGGTCGTGGGGTTCCTGGACGGTTCGGTGGTATTGCGTTCGGAGGTTACGGAGGTGACCCTGGAGACCCGGGGAGGCTTCGATGTCGGTCGGGTTCTTCTCGGGACCTGTGAAGCGACGTTTTGGAACGAGTACATGACCTTGGAAGTCTGCGGGAGACGGATCGGAACCTTCCCGGACCTCATCGCGACGCTCCGTGAGGATGATGGTCTGCCCGTCGCGACTGCGGAGCTGCAGAAAGGGGACCGCGTGTTCGTGATCCACGTCCCCGCGGACCGGCTGATCCTGGGGGAGGGGATGCGCTGCGAGGAGCTGCTGCGCGCCGTCGAGCCCATTGTGGGAAAGACTATTGTGTGA
- a CDS encoding OPT/YSL family transporter, translating into MESRNKGTPHVKALEGGTLLLSVLVSAASAVICMQIISRIGFTPNTSIIGALIAMSLARLPMEGMRRFRSLDRQNLVQTMTSGAGFAAANCTLLAVSIFYAYGDLALLLPMLLGSGIATLIGMHFVYRAFDSELFPAAGSWPPGIATAQALIAGDEGGKKGRDLLFGILIGALGSSRLFAFPSLGIKGLPMAGIGIAFIANVFAMIALALGLIVRGYFAHFAPFLGPLAPLFGLENLPADLGKTYIPHGFMIGAGLVSLVQALRIIFARPEARADVADSSVSAPALKRTLVLHVFLFAAGAVCLSVLGGLWSEMPADKLVLWVLWCAFSASVAPVLVGLSAMHSGWFPGFAVSIIFLSLGIFMGFPPHALVLLTGYVASTGPCFADMGYDLKTGWIIRGKGADPVYERDGRRQQMIAELLGGVVALGVTGLLMNLHFRLNMIPPVSKVFAATIKAGLNEDILRQLLCAAVFGGLLQFLGGAKKALGILFATGLLINNPVYGVGLLVALLIRWPLEKKFKPELEIYGGGFVAGDGIYGFVNALFRSFGG; encoded by the coding sequence ATGGAAAGCAGGAACAAAGGGACCCCACACGTCAAGGCCCTGGAGGGAGGCACGCTTCTGTTGAGCGTCCTCGTATCCGCGGCATCGGCCGTGATCTGCATGCAGATCATCTCCAGAATCGGCTTTACGCCGAACACCTCGATTATCGGGGCCCTGATAGCGATGTCGTTGGCTCGGCTTCCCATGGAGGGGATGAGGCGATTCCGTTCCTTGGACCGCCAGAACCTCGTGCAGACCATGACCTCGGGGGCTGGGTTTGCGGCGGCCAACTGCACGCTACTCGCGGTGTCCATCTTTTACGCCTATGGGGACCTCGCTCTGCTGCTTCCCATGTTGCTGGGCTCGGGCATCGCGACCCTGATCGGAATGCACTTCGTCTACCGGGCCTTCGATTCGGAACTCTTTCCCGCGGCCGGTTCCTGGCCTCCCGGGATTGCCACGGCTCAGGCGCTGATCGCCGGCGACGAAGGGGGAAAGAAGGGACGCGACCTGCTGTTCGGAATCCTGATCGGAGCGCTCGGCAGCAGCCGGCTGTTCGCCTTTCCGTCCCTGGGCATCAAGGGATTGCCCATGGCGGGCATCGGCATTGCCTTCATCGCCAACGTCTTTGCGATGATCGCCCTGGCTCTGGGGTTGATCGTGCGCGGCTACTTCGCTCATTTCGCGCCCTTCCTTGGGCCCCTCGCCCCGCTCTTCGGGCTGGAGAACCTCCCTGCGGATCTGGGCAAGACCTATATTCCCCATGGCTTCATGATCGGGGCCGGACTCGTATCCCTCGTCCAGGCGCTGAGGATCATCTTTGCCCGTCCCGAAGCCCGAGCGGATGTAGCGGACTCCTCGGTGTCCGCTCCGGCCCTCAAACGGACGCTCGTGCTCCATGTTTTCTTGTTTGCCGCAGGGGCGGTGTGCCTGTCGGTTCTGGGTGGGCTTTGGAGCGAGATGCCTGCGGACAAGCTCGTCCTCTGGGTCCTGTGGTGCGCCTTCTCGGCCTCCGTCGCTCCGGTGCTCGTGGGGCTCTCGGCCATGCACTCGGGATGGTTTCCGGGCTTCGCCGTCTCCATCATCTTCCTGAGCCTCGGGATCTTCATGGGGTTTCCGCCCCATGCCCTGGTTCTCCTGACGGGCTATGTGGCCAGCACGGGCCCCTGTTTCGCCGATATGGGCTACGACCTCAAGACGGGCTGGATCATCAGGGGCAAAGGGGCGGATCCGGTCTACGAGAGGGACGGACGGAGGCAGCAGATGATCGCGGAGCTCCTGGGCGGCGTGGTCGCTCTGGGGGTTACGGGGCTCCTGATGAACCTGCATTTCCGTCTCAACATGATTCCCCCCGTCAGCAAGGTGTTTGCCGCCACCATCAAGGCGGGGCTCAACGAGGATATTCTCAGGCAGCTGCTCTGTGCCGCTGTTTTTGGAGGACTGCTCCAGTTCCTGGGCGGGGCCAAAAAGGCCCTGGGGATCCTGTTCGCTACGGGGCTTCTGATCAACAATCCGGTATATGGCGTGGGGCTGCTCGTGGCCCTGCTGATTCGCTGGCCCCTGGAGAAGAAGTTCAAGCCGGAACTCGAGATCTATGGAGGCGGCTTCGTCGCCGGTGACGGGATCTACGGGTTTGTCAACGCCCTCTTCAGGAGCTTCGGAGGATGA
- a CDS encoding ABC transporter ATP-binding protein, whose translation MTLLEVRNLSKRFPVGERLFFAPSRWLHAVRGVDFSVRTGSVFGFVGESGSGKSTIANLVAGVYPPSGGEIRFKGSPIPRGSRGTRSIQMVFQDPETSLDPRRTVRFQIAEGLMLQGGSTAPEREKKVCAMLDAVGLRRDVLPKYPHELSGGQKQRVAVARALILRPELLILDEPTSALDVSVQAQILNLFMDLQRDFELTYLFITHDLKMVSHVADDIAVLYLGRVVEEGPVADVVDRPSHPYTRALLNSVPELDKPLLREPIRGEIPSPLSPPSGCAFRTRCPHAEERCLIEPVYRTEARKRVLCHLSL comes from the coding sequence GTGACGCTGCTTGAGGTCCGGAACCTGTCTAAGCGATTTCCCGTTGGGGAACGCCTGTTCTTCGCCCCCTCCCGCTGGCTGCACGCGGTCAGGGGAGTGGACTTCTCGGTACGGACGGGCAGCGTGTTCGGGTTTGTGGGGGAGAGCGGAAGCGGCAAGTCGACGATCGCGAATCTCGTCGCCGGGGTCTATCCTCCCAGCGGTGGGGAGATTCGCTTCAAGGGAAGCCCCATTCCGCGGGGTTCGAGGGGGACCCGATCGATCCAGATGGTATTCCAGGATCCCGAGACCTCCCTGGATCCACGAAGGACCGTGCGTTTTCAAATCGCCGAGGGACTGATGCTTCAGGGCGGATCGACGGCTCCCGAGAGGGAGAAAAAGGTGTGCGCCATGCTGGATGCCGTGGGGCTGAGGCGGGACGTGCTGCCCAAATATCCCCACGAGCTCTCCGGGGGGCAGAAACAGCGCGTCGCCGTGGCGCGGGCCCTGATCCTCCGTCCGGAGCTCCTGATTCTCGACGAGCCCACGAGCGCTCTCGACGTATCGGTTCAGGCGCAGATCCTGAACCTCTTCATGGACCTGCAGCGCGATTTCGAGCTGACCTACCTTTTCATAACGCACGATCTCAAGATGGTCAGTCACGTTGCGGACGACATCGCGGTCCTGTACCTGGGACGCGTTGTGGAGGAGGGGCCGGTGGCGGACGTCGTCGACCGTCCCTCGCATCCCTACACGCGGGCACTGTTGAACTCGGTTCCGGAGCTCGACAAGCCCCTCCTGCGCGAGCCCATCCGCGGGGAGATCCCGAGCCCCCTGTCGCCGCCCTCGGGCTGTGCCTTCCGCACGCGTTGTCCCCATGCGGAGGAGCGCTGCCTTATCGAACCCGTATATCGAACGGAGGCCCGAAAACGCGTGCTCTGTCACCTTTCGCTCTGA
- a CDS encoding ABC transporter ATP-binding protein, producing MKGGMPPGGAASLLSVEGFSVRLRLPYGELRACEDVSFTVEPGEALGVVGESGSGKSVTMLSIMGLMRGHKEGVLRFKGNPMEDLSSLRGRDVAMVFQNPLNSLNPSMRIGRQLTEVLTEHLGLTEREAERRVLSVMERLAVPEPESLMRRYPFEYSGGMRQRVMIAMAMLCEPSLLIADEPTTALDVTNQAQILHLFRELQERFGTSLIFISHDLSVVSQIAHRVMVMYAGSVMEVGPSESLFRDPLHPYTRGLVASLPRLLLAERKKPLASIPGAIPSLIDPPEGCRFLPRCPRAVEKCALRAPKALHVGNRIVCCWLYEEGGALS from the coding sequence ATGAAGGGCGGCATGCCCCCCGGCGGTGCGGCATCGTTGCTGAGCGTCGAGGGCTTTTCCGTCCGGCTCCGGTTGCCCTATGGAGAGCTTCGGGCCTGCGAGGACGTCTCCTTTACCGTCGAGCCCGGGGAGGCGTTGGGCGTCGTAGGGGAGAGCGGCAGCGGTAAGAGCGTGACCATGCTCTCGATCATGGGGCTCATGCGAGGCCATAAGGAGGGAGTCCTCCGTTTCAAGGGAAATCCGATGGAGGACCTTTCCTCGTTGCGCGGGAGGGACGTCGCGATGGTCTTTCAGAACCCGCTGAACTCCCTGAACCCATCGATGAGGATCGGGAGACAGTTGACGGAGGTGCTGACCGAGCATCTCGGCCTGACGGAGCGGGAGGCCGAACGGCGTGTCCTCTCCGTCATGGAGCGCCTGGCCGTCCCCGAGCCCGAGAGCCTGATGAGGCGCTATCCGTTCGAGTACAGCGGCGGCATGAGGCAGAGGGTCATGATTGCCATGGCCATGTTGTGCGAGCCCTCCCTTCTGATCGCCGACGAGCCCACCACGGCTCTGGACGTGACCAATCAGGCGCAGATCCTACATCTTTTTCGGGAGCTTCAGGAGCGGTTCGGGACCTCCCTGATCTTTATCTCCCACGATTTGAGCGTCGTCTCGCAGATCGCTCACCGCGTGATGGTGATGTACGCCGGCTCCGTGATGGAGGTCGGGCCGTCCGAAAGCCTGTTCCGCGACCCCCTGCATCCCTATACCCGGGGGCTGGTGGCCTCGCTGCCCCGTCTTCTCCTGGCCGAGCGCAAGAAACCCTTGGCCTCCATTCCCGGGGCGATCCCCAGTCTGATCGACCCTCCCGAGGGGTGCCGTTTTCTTCCGCGCTGTCCTCGGGCCGTAGAGAAATGTGCCTTAAGGGCTCCCAAAGCCTTACATGTGGGGAATAGGATCGTCTGCTGCTGGCTTTATGAGGAGGGGGGAGCATTGTCGTGA